In the genome of Paenibacillus pabuli, one region contains:
- a CDS encoding carbohydrate ABC transporter permease produces MQTVKPVEQQKVILQSYDSVKRLTLGKVIIYLCLISLAVICIIPFYLMLIYSTHNNATIASTFTFLPGPFLLDNYTNMASKINIWRGFANSFFIAGTSTVLSLYIGSLTAYGFAKFKFKGRNWLFLFLLATMMVPGQLALIGMYRLFSTLGLLDSYAAIILPAAANAFNVFFIKQFMESSIPDEIIESARVDSAGEFRTFNQIVLPILGPAISALGIFTFIGSWNNFLTPLVLFFSLDKYPLPVLVALVQGYYGMDYGLLYLGVAISILPIIIVFAIFSRQIIGSVALGAVKG; encoded by the coding sequence ATGCAAACCGTCAAACCGGTCGAGCAACAAAAAGTCATTCTACAGTCTTACGATTCTGTGAAGCGTCTGACACTGGGCAAAGTCATTATTTATCTGTGTTTGATTAGCCTTGCCGTGATCTGTATCATTCCATTTTATCTCATGCTCATCTATTCCACACATAACAATGCAACGATCGCATCTACATTTACGTTTCTGCCCGGACCCTTCCTGTTGGATAATTATACGAACATGGCTTCCAAAATCAATATCTGGCGCGGGTTTGCCAACAGCTTTTTCATTGCCGGAACGTCTACGGTGCTATCCCTGTATATCGGTTCCCTAACCGCATATGGCTTCGCCAAGTTCAAATTCAAAGGTCGCAACTGGCTATTTCTGTTTTTGCTTGCTACGATGATGGTTCCCGGGCAGCTCGCACTGATCGGGATGTATCGTCTGTTCAGTACGTTAGGCTTGCTGGATAGCTATGCAGCGATCATTTTGCCTGCAGCGGCGAATGCATTTAATGTATTTTTTATCAAACAATTTATGGAAAGCAGCATTCCAGATGAGATTATTGAATCTGCACGCGTAGATAGCGCAGGGGAGTTCCGTACATTCAATCAGATTGTTTTGCCCATTCTGGGCCCGGCAATCTCAGCCCTTGGCATATTTACCTTTATCGGTTCGTGGAATAATTTCCTTACGCCGCTGGTCCTGTTTTTCTCCCTGGATAAATATCCACTCCCGGTACTCGTTGCACTGGTGCAAGGATATTATGGGATGGATTACGGGCTGTTGTATTTGGGAGTTGCGATCTCGATCTTGCCTATTATCATAGTGTTTGCGATATTCTCCAGACAAATTATAGGCAGCGTTGCATTGGGTGCGGTGAAAGGATAG
- a CDS encoding response regulator transcription factor, which yields MMFNVLVVDDECAQREGIKDLISHYGFPFQVWEAENGKSAERILVQNAIDILITDVKMPLMDGLELSKQARKTQQNIKIVICSGYDEFEYARSAIRLGVVNYLLKPLVREEFLQVMEDITQIRAYGGGPEPESMESKVIRQVKDYVKDNHQRDISLSEAAHDVYLSPGYLSILFKKETGENFSKYLTDYRLRRASHLLAHSNMKINDIAGAVGIDNHSYFAKLFRNRFGVSPLQFRECGVLHDRMDQEQIQ from the coding sequence ATGATGTTTAATGTTCTTGTTGTTGACGATGAGTGCGCTCAAAGAGAAGGCATTAAGGATTTGATCTCTCACTACGGATTTCCCTTTCAAGTATGGGAAGCTGAGAACGGGAAGAGCGCAGAGCGAATTCTGGTTCAGAATGCAATTGATATCCTCATCACTGACGTTAAAATGCCTCTTATGGACGGACTGGAGCTTAGCAAACAAGCCAGGAAAACGCAGCAAAATATAAAGATTGTCATCTGCAGCGGTTATGATGAATTCGAATATGCCCGCAGTGCGATTCGGCTGGGTGTGGTGAATTATTTACTCAAGCCGCTGGTCAGGGAAGAGTTTCTACAGGTGATGGAAGATATTACGCAGATTCGTGCTTATGGCGGGGGTCCCGAACCGGAATCCATGGAATCAAAGGTCATCCGACAGGTGAAGGATTATGTGAAGGATAACCATCAGAGAGATATATCATTATCCGAGGCTGCTCACGATGTGTATTTGTCTCCAGGGTATTTGAGCATTTTGTTTAAAAAGGAGACCGGGGAGAACTTCTCGAAATATTTGACCGATTACCGTTTGCGGCGTGCAAGCCATCTGCTCGCTCATTCGAATATGAAAATCAATGATATTGCAGGGGCTGTTGGTATCGACAATCATTCTTATTTTGCCAAGCTGTTCCGAAACAGGTTCGGTGTCAGTCCGTTACAGTTCAGAGAGTGCGGGGTGCTTCATGATCGGATGGATCAAGAGCAAATTCAATGA
- a CDS encoding sensor histidine kinase yields MIGWIKSKFNDIRLRNKLLLSHLVIALIPILLLGLLSFIQSYRIQMKELRSEAEASLEQVSNIMDYKINRYNTLSEFMVLNRDLSQIFTKDYEGNYYNMYLDFRDILEPLISNIRLMDDDIEGITFYTSGDLLGIRNNILPIGDLKSKSWYDGFRGRRWIVDGEKLYLVQELISNPKDSNFMVISIQHDRIFADLDNLSEHVAVYIEDAKQHVIFQENHERAVVATGLKVRDSGDLSLSRSLANNGWTIHYNLLNTNAYANAMGIFQITLFVIILSLIITFLLIYVISNNFTQRIIHIKNKVDKVERNNLDVIIQSSSRDEFGELTNGIGKMLKRINSLISQVYHAEIAKKESEYNKLISQINPHFLYNTLSFIRWRAEKRSDIETSYMVSALARFYRTTLNQGKNMVTIKDEMQHIKAYLDLQLIMNDGRFDVDYHILDEVLHTEVIHFMLQPIVENAIKHGFVEPDVTNYRIHIAVCRAEEGIIFTVRDNGVGMTPMQTEGLLTGENGGCGVRNVNDRIKLYYGRDYGLVIHSEPGNGTEVSIVLPAS; encoded by the coding sequence ATGATCGGATGGATCAAGAGCAAATTCAATGATATCAGGCTCCGAAACAAGCTGCTGCTGTCGCATTTGGTGATTGCACTCATTCCGATTCTTCTGCTTGGACTGCTCTCCTTCATACAGTCCTACCGTATTCAGATGAAGGAGCTGCGGAGCGAAGCAGAAGCGAGTCTGGAACAGGTGTCTAACATAATGGATTATAAGATTAATCGGTACAACACGTTAAGTGAGTTCATGGTGCTTAATCGGGATTTATCGCAAATATTTACGAAAGACTACGAGGGAAATTATTATAATATGTACCTGGATTTCCGGGACATTCTGGAGCCGTTGATCTCGAATATCCGGTTGATGGATGATGATATTGAAGGCATTACCTTTTATACGTCCGGGGATTTATTGGGAATCCGCAATAATATTTTGCCAATCGGGGATCTCAAGAGCAAGTCCTGGTATGACGGATTTCGAGGCAGGCGCTGGATTGTGGATGGGGAGAAGCTTTATCTCGTTCAGGAATTGATCAGCAATCCGAAAGACAGCAATTTTATGGTGATCTCCATTCAGCATGATCGCATCTTTGCAGACTTGGACAATCTGTCGGAACATGTAGCCGTTTATATTGAGGACGCGAAGCAGCATGTGATTTTTCAGGAAAATCACGAACGTGCTGTTGTGGCCACAGGTTTGAAAGTTAGGGATTCTGGTGATCTGAGTCTAAGCCGCTCGCTCGCCAACAACGGTTGGACAATTCACTATAATCTGTTGAATACCAATGCGTATGCAAATGCAATGGGCATTTTTCAAATTACGCTGTTTGTCATCATCCTCAGTCTGATCATTACCTTCCTGCTCATTTATGTCATTTCGAATAACTTTACGCAACGCATTATCCATATCAAGAACAAGGTTGACAAGGTGGAACGTAACAATCTGGATGTGATTATCCAAAGTTCATCCAGGGATGAATTTGGAGAGCTGACGAATGGCATCGGTAAGATGCTAAAAAGGATCAACAGCCTGATCTCCCAGGTGTATCACGCCGAAATTGCCAAGAAGGAGAGTGAATATAACAAGTTAATCAGTCAAATCAACCCTCACTTCCTATACAACACTCTTTCATTTATACGCTGGAGGGCCGAAAAAAGATCGGATATAGAAACGAGTTATATGGTATCTGCATTAGCCCGTTTCTATAGGACAACACTTAACCAGGGGAAGAATATGGTCACCATCAAGGATGAGATGCAGCATATTAAGGCATATTTGGATTTACAGCTCATCATGAACGATGGCCGATTTGATGTGGATTACCATATCCTTGATGAGGTATTACATACCGAGGTAATTCATTTTATGCTGCAGCCCATTGTGGAGAACGCCATCAAGCATGGTTTTGTGGAGCCAGATGTGACTAATTATCGTATTCACATTGCGGTTTGCCGGGCAGAAGAGGGAATTATATTCACTGTTCGTGATAACGGTGTGGGCATGACGCCTATGCAGACAGAAGGGTTGTTAACAGGGGAGAACGGCGGATGTGGAGTTCGTAACGTGAATGACCGAATCAAGCTGTATTATGGTCGGGATTACGGGCTTGTGATACATAGTGAGCCAGGCAACGGAACGGAAGTGTCGATTGTCCTTCCTGCCTCATGA
- a CDS encoding extracellular solute-binding protein, producing the protein MNKPSKIATLLIGSMMMAVFSGCNAGNNESAQPQISQQDYEPYGKYETPVEFTIGRNTNHVNNLPAGDTIENNLATRYVEDRVNVKAKVAWETDDMDQKLSLSMTTGDLPDVMLVSREIFNQLVDNDLIADMSEVYEKTASEGVKNIYGSYGDLLLNQVKVDGKIMGLPMTNIGNQHQLLWVRKDWVDKVGAKLPESVEDVWNLARTFVDKDVSGTGKTVGMVMDSNAMNFTPIFAAHGAFPMNWIQKDGQVEYGSVQPEVKQALTELSTMYKEGLIDKQFAVRSNEEKEALVINGQAGMLFNPWWIGYTNYKDSIKQDPEAVWVAVSAPVDANDKFKTIRQDPVGGGIVVVKKDFAHPEAIMKSVNLTTDFLYSLTEDAVNYKKEHPNELLTDASRWNNDPTQIPMQVDYDDVLKRYYDDLIKADEAGDASAVQEDRVVSFKAYQEFKEKGNAVDANTYGEYLSRIEGQREANNPNLEVIPAGFYGTTETMKLKWANLQKLEEETMLKIIMGEAPVDEFDTFVDTWKRTGGDEITEEVNEMSSR; encoded by the coding sequence ATGAACAAACCCAGCAAGATCGCAACGCTGCTGATCGGCAGCATGATGATGGCTGTATTCAGTGGATGTAACGCAGGAAACAACGAGAGCGCACAACCGCAAATTTCGCAGCAGGACTATGAACCATACGGCAAATATGAGACACCCGTGGAATTTACGATTGGCCGGAATACCAATCATGTGAACAACCTGCCTGCTGGCGATACCATTGAGAACAATCTGGCTACCCGCTATGTAGAAGACCGGGTGAACGTCAAGGCCAAGGTGGCTTGGGAGACCGATGATATGGATCAGAAGCTGTCACTCTCGATGACAACAGGTGATCTGCCGGATGTAATGCTTGTCAGCCGCGAAATATTTAATCAATTGGTTGATAACGATCTGATTGCAGATATGTCAGAGGTTTACGAGAAGACAGCATCCGAGGGTGTTAAAAATATTTATGGCTCTTACGGTGACTTGCTGCTGAATCAGGTAAAGGTGGATGGCAAAATCATGGGTCTGCCCATGACGAATATCGGAAACCAGCACCAGTTGCTGTGGGTCCGTAAGGACTGGGTGGATAAGGTCGGTGCAAAGCTGCCGGAATCTGTCGAGGATGTATGGAATCTCGCCAGAACGTTTGTGGATAAGGACGTTTCGGGAACAGGCAAGACGGTTGGCATGGTCATGGATTCCAATGCCATGAATTTTACACCGATCTTTGCTGCACATGGTGCCTTCCCGATGAACTGGATACAGAAGGACGGTCAGGTGGAATATGGATCTGTTCAACCCGAAGTGAAGCAAGCACTAACAGAGTTGAGCACTATGTACAAAGAAGGTTTGATTGATAAACAGTTTGCTGTCCGATCGAATGAAGAGAAGGAAGCTCTCGTCATCAACGGACAGGCTGGAATGCTGTTTAACCCATGGTGGATCGGCTACACCAACTACAAGGATTCCATCAAGCAAGATCCAGAAGCAGTATGGGTAGCCGTATCTGCACCGGTCGATGCGAATGACAAGTTCAAGACGATTCGGCAGGACCCGGTGGGCGGGGGTATCGTCGTTGTGAAGAAGGACTTTGCTCATCCTGAAGCGATTATGAAATCAGTCAATCTAACAACGGACTTCCTGTACTCCTTAACGGAAGACGCAGTCAATTACAAGAAGGAGCACCCCAACGAGTTGCTGACGGATGCAAGCCGCTGGAACAATGATCCTACCCAGATTCCAATGCAAGTGGATTATGACGATGTGCTGAAACGTTATTACGATGATCTGATCAAGGCTGATGAGGCAGGTGATGCTTCCGCTGTTCAGGAAGATCGAGTGGTTTCTTTCAAGGCTTATCAGGAATTCAAAGAGAAAGGTAATGCGGTCGATGCAAACACCTACGGTGAATATCTCTCCCGAATCGAGGGACAGCGTGAGGCGAACAATCCAAACCTGGAAGTGATCCCCGCAGGCTTTTATGGAACAACTGAAACGATGAAGCTGAAGTGGGCGAATCTACAGAAGCTCGAAGAGGAAACCATGCTCAAGATCATTATGGGGGAAGCGCCTGTAGATGAATTCGATACGTTTGTCGACACCTGGAAGCGTACGGGTGGCGATGAGATTACTGAAGAAGTCAACGAGATGAGCAGCAGATGA
- a CDS encoding ABC transporter permease, with protein sequence MGQVETTVNQEREVRYRRKKKRKTFDEMTYHFMLLPGMIMLFIFSIVPMFGVVMAFQKFIPAKGIFGSKWAGLSNFTYMFQLPDAKQIFVNTLVIAVGKIVLGLIVPIVFALLLNEVRLKAFKSTIQTVVYLPHFMSWVVLGTMLTMIFSFDGMINNFLEFLGLERIMFLASNDWFRPLLIVTDTWKEFGYGTIVYLAALTAINPALYESAAMDGASRWKQTLNITLPGMFPTIILLGTLSLGNVLNAGFDQVFNLYNPLVYETGDIIDTFVYRMGLINMQYSFATAIGLMKSVISFVLIVISYRLASKYAGYRIF encoded by the coding sequence ATGGGGCAAGTGGAAACAACCGTTAATCAAGAGCGGGAAGTGCGTTACCGGAGAAAAAAGAAACGTAAAACCTTTGATGAAATGACCTATCATTTTATGCTGCTGCCCGGCATGATCATGCTGTTCATTTTCTCTATTGTGCCCATGTTTGGGGTTGTGATGGCATTCCAAAAGTTCATTCCTGCCAAAGGCATATTTGGCTCCAAGTGGGCTGGGCTTTCCAATTTTACGTATATGTTTCAACTGCCAGATGCGAAGCAGATCTTTGTGAATACGTTGGTTATCGCGGTCGGGAAGATTGTTCTAGGATTAATTGTACCCATCGTATTCGCTCTGCTGCTTAATGAAGTGCGTCTGAAGGCATTTAAAAGCACGATTCAAACCGTCGTCTATTTGCCGCATTTTATGTCGTGGGTGGTTCTGGGCACAATGCTGACGATGATCTTTTCCTTTGATGGTATGATAAACAACTTTCTTGAATTTCTCGGCCTGGAGCGGATTATGTTTCTGGCGAGCAATGACTGGTTCAGGCCGCTGCTCATTGTAACGGATACCTGGAAGGAATTTGGCTACGGGACGATTGTCTATTTGGCTGCATTAACGGCGATCAACCCCGCATTGTATGAATCTGCCGCAATGGACGGTGCAAGTCGCTGGAAACAGACTCTGAACATCACGTTGCCGGGAATGTTCCCGACGATTATCCTGTTAGGCACGCTGAGTCTTGGCAATGTACTGAATGCGGGTTTTGATCAAGTGTTTAATTTGTATAATCCGCTGGTATATGAAACAGGCGATATTATCGATACTTTTGTGTACCGTATGGGTCTGATCAACATGCAATATTCATTTGCAACAGCGATTGGACTAATGAAATCAGTGATTAGTTTTGTACTGATCGTGATTTCCTACAGGCTGGCTTCGAAGTATGCGGGGTATAGAATTTTCTAG
- a CDS encoding carbohydrate ABC transporter permease, with the protein MIQSKSLGSRLSRLLIMIALILITFMSLAPIVNTIMVSVSSSTAVNAGRVYFFPVELNFSSYGQILNDTKFWRAFLISVERVVLGGAINMFLTILMAYPLSRSVAQFRSRNTYMWIIVFTMLFSGGIVPWYMVISNLGLINSIWALVLPGAVPVFNVILLMNFFKGIPKELEEAAFIDGASPLKILLQIFIPISMPSLATIMLFVIVGHWNNFFDGIILINDSSKIPLQTYLQRLSLTRDQMQNLSVEQLQQFNKISNTTLNSAKILVSMIPILLIYPFLQRYLIHGIVLGAVKE; encoded by the coding sequence ATGATTCAATCCAAATCGCTCGGATCCAGGCTATCCCGTCTGTTGATTATGATTGCATTGATCCTGATCACGTTCATGTCCCTAGCTCCGATCGTCAATACCATTATGGTGTCGGTCAGCAGCAGCACGGCTGTTAATGCAGGCCGGGTATACTTTTTTCCAGTGGAACTGAATTTCTCATCGTATGGGCAAATTCTGAATGATACGAAGTTTTGGAGGGCTTTTCTGATCTCCGTCGAGCGGGTTGTGCTTGGGGGAGCAATCAACATGTTTTTGACCATTCTCATGGCTTATCCGTTGTCACGAAGCGTCGCACAGTTCAGATCGAGAAACACATATATGTGGATTATCGTGTTTACAATGCTGTTCAGCGGCGGAATCGTACCCTGGTATATGGTGATTAGCAATCTGGGGTTAATCAACAGCATCTGGGCGCTGGTTCTCCCAGGGGCAGTTCCTGTCTTTAATGTGATTCTCCTAATGAACTTCTTCAAGGGAATTCCGAAGGAGCTGGAGGAGGCCGCATTTATTGACGGTGCCAGTCCGCTTAAAATTCTGCTGCAAATCTTCATTCCCATCTCCATGCCGAGTCTGGCAACCATTATGCTGTTTGTCATTGTCGGGCATTGGAACAATTTCTTTGACGGCATCATTCTGATCAATGACAGCTCCAAAATACCTCTCCAGACCTATCTGCAGCGGCTAAGCCTCACACGTGATCAGATGCAGAATCTTTCGGTCGAACAGCTACAGCAGTTTAATAAAATTTCCAACACAACACTGAATTCTGCCAAAATTCTGGTGTCCATGATTCCCATTCTGCTGATTTATCCTTTTCTGCAACGTTATCTAATTCACGGCATCGTTCTGGGGGCCGTAAAGGAATAG
- a CDS encoding glycoside hydrolase family 76 protein, translated as MSKRKMVSLTLVLSIILVTTMGATSGGKNRYADQAQWSQEKLYEYYWNDASKMMNNAYPSTPEGEQALNYWWKAHAVDALVDGYERTGDKAYTERAEELVRSIIARNGSLHNEFYDDMEWLALAGLRLYDATGSEEMKGYVLELWDDIKTAWWEDDLGGMAWKKDQRYNRNACSSGPAAILAARLYERFGDPRDLEWAQKIYDWEKQYLVNPQTGLVADGLVLKEDGTLDVNEAWIFTYNQGTFIGAGVELYQITGKKTYLKDAEKTAAGSLKALTDEKTGIFKEDGDGDGALFKGILIRYMVELYETGHNKSLKKAIYRNADALLKGSRDNGLFGQAWGKPAQNPLDLTAQLSGVFLLEGAAKLEAGKADKPIKPDKSVKK; from the coding sequence ATGAGCAAAAGGAAAATGGTGAGCCTCACGCTGGTACTCAGTATTATTCTGGTCACCACTATGGGGGCAACAAGCGGTGGCAAGAATCGCTATGCCGATCAAGCACAGTGGTCGCAAGAGAAGCTGTATGAATACTACTGGAACGATGCATCCAAAATGATGAATAATGCTTATCCATCAACACCAGAAGGTGAACAGGCTTTGAATTACTGGTGGAAGGCTCATGCGGTTGATGCATTGGTGGACGGTTACGAACGTACAGGAGACAAGGCGTACACAGAGCGTGCAGAAGAACTCGTTCGCAGTATTATTGCACGCAACGGTTCACTTCACAATGAATTCTATGATGATATGGAGTGGCTCGCACTCGCCGGGCTTCGTCTGTATGATGCAACAGGAAGTGAAGAGATGAAGGGATATGTTCTGGAGTTGTGGGATGACATCAAGACCGCCTGGTGGGAAGATGATCTTGGCGGTATGGCTTGGAAAAAGGACCAGCGATATAACCGAAATGCGTGCTCCAGTGGGCCTGCCGCCATCTTGGCTGCAAGGCTGTATGAACGTTTTGGCGATCCGCGGGATCTGGAATGGGCCCAAAAAATATATGATTGGGAGAAACAATATCTGGTAAATCCACAAACGGGCCTGGTAGCGGATGGTTTGGTGCTGAAGGAGGATGGCACACTGGATGTGAATGAAGCATGGATCTTCACATACAATCAAGGCACGTTTATCGGAGCGGGTGTTGAGCTCTATCAGATAACAGGGAAGAAGACGTATTTGAAAGATGCTGAGAAAACGGCGGCCGGTTCTTTGAAGGCCTTAACGGATGAGAAGACGGGCATATTTAAAGAGGACGGTGACGGGGACGGTGCATTGTTTAAAGGTATACTGATCCGTTACATGGTTGAATTGTATGAAACCGGGCATAACAAGAGCCTGAAAAAGGCGATTTATCGCAACGCAGATGCCCTGCTTAAGGGTAGCCGGGATAACGGTTTATTCGGTCAGGCTTGGGGCAAACCCGCTCAAAACCCGCTTGACCTTACAGCACAGCTCAGCGGCGTATTTCTGCTGGAAGGAGCGGCTAAGCTGGAAGCAGGCAAAGCGGATAAGCCAATTAAGCCAGATAAATCAGTAAAGAAGTAG
- a CDS encoding GxGYxYP domain-containing protein, which yields MARRFTMLCLAFICAFSLTAGAASASETDVQVQTAKTDGSKQRELPSFKKPKHLDAADIYDAPGDIKLMLGTLQGIVNREQPRIYLIESQEEGKLTWLKDIKVPYTLHQDYWEVFSAYRSEVKGMIVYDPKVPDTINVATTLAGLKNAVVVSPELAVQLAKAPYKLKIMDDLRGKFNSRMDAYTWQYENLWKKTTHQMLVGLDPDTAIRIPSGMPESFVTIAEEKQQIRDASNRDTYALDLSSLLGKTSVYLRFDDAFTQDGWGPAVHEITVKADGKEIANFIAGTPEEEQFLYDRQNSKVAEGQGGHRFADNGNYFVYEFTPPAGTQNLTAEVDMWNQYKVSAGNIRPLSAEQREPYAYLRDYAVANKAMVFWLDSNVPEQKALFEKIMSDVKPGTPYLGWFSNDVEGEFSSVEIASQYGVYVLAADWFSNLTVFSGTKPQLNPVKKSPRPALENKIYVTYTFTEGDNFQYNQHRMRVMWDDPARGKVPINWTSSPLLYEGAPAILNYYVNTATPNDLLIAGPSGAGYFYPGAWPDSSFRQFLQQTEKYMKKTGMTIPYVLNRADSENVPLTPFKANAYEKDYKAPGLFISYEDNYGVEIVGDSLPVSTIRGISTAQDGLQVLNDAKANWDGKSPLFVSLGLLAWSTTPSDALAITEELGSEFKVVRADDYFSLIRESYHLPASK from the coding sequence ATGGCTCGTAGATTCACGATGCTCTGTTTAGCTTTCATATGCGCTTTTTCATTAACCGCGGGTGCAGCTTCAGCTTCGGAAACTGATGTACAGGTACAGACAGCTAAAACTGATGGGTCCAAACAGCGTGAACTGCCAAGTTTCAAAAAGCCGAAACATTTGGATGCAGCCGACATCTATGATGCACCAGGTGACATCAAATTAATGCTGGGAACATTACAGGGAATCGTTAACAGAGAGCAACCCCGAATCTATCTGATTGAGTCCCAGGAAGAAGGAAAACTGACCTGGCTTAAGGACATCAAAGTACCTTACACGCTTCATCAGGATTATTGGGAAGTGTTCTCTGCTTACCGCAGCGAGGTCAAAGGCATGATCGTATATGATCCCAAAGTACCGGATACAATCAACGTAGCAACCACGCTCGCCGGTTTGAAAAATGCCGTGGTTGTCAGTCCCGAGCTGGCAGTCCAATTGGCCAAAGCGCCTTACAAATTAAAGATAATGGATGATCTGCGGGGGAAATTCAACAGTCGGATGGATGCCTATACCTGGCAATATGAAAATCTGTGGAAGAAAACGACCCACCAGATGTTAGTCGGACTTGATCCGGATACTGCGATTCGTATCCCATCCGGCATGCCTGAGTCATTTGTTACGATTGCGGAGGAAAAGCAACAGATTCGGGATGCAAGCAACCGTGATACGTATGCACTGGACCTCTCCTCACTTCTGGGGAAAACTTCGGTATATCTGCGATTTGATGACGCCTTCACTCAGGATGGCTGGGGGCCAGCTGTACATGAGATTACGGTCAAGGCGGATGGAAAAGAGATTGCAAACTTCATTGCAGGAACACCGGAAGAAGAACAATTTCTGTATGACAGACAGAATTCCAAAGTTGCTGAAGGACAAGGCGGTCACCGTTTCGCCGATAATGGCAATTATTTTGTTTATGAATTCACTCCTCCTGCAGGGACTCAGAACCTGACGGCTGAAGTGGACATGTGGAATCAGTACAAAGTGTCCGCGGGTAATATCCGCCCTCTCTCTGCTGAGCAACGCGAGCCATATGCCTATTTAAGGGATTATGCAGTCGCAAATAAAGCGATGGTGTTCTGGTTGGATTCCAATGTACCTGAGCAAAAAGCGCTCTTCGAGAAGATCATGTCTGACGTAAAACCGGGAACGCCATACCTTGGTTGGTTTAGCAATGATGTTGAAGGTGAGTTCAGCTCCGTTGAGATCGCATCTCAATATGGTGTCTATGTTCTCGCTGCCGACTGGTTCAGCAATCTGACCGTTTTTTCGGGAACAAAGCCTCAGCTTAATCCGGTGAAGAAATCTCCGCGACCTGCGCTGGAGAACAAAATCTATGTAACCTATACCTTCACAGAAGGTGATAATTTTCAGTATAACCAGCATCGCATGCGTGTGATGTGGGATGATCCGGCCAGAGGAAAGGTTCCGATTAACTGGACTTCGAGCCCGCTTCTCTACGAGGGAGCACCTGCAATCTTGAATTATTATGTAAACACCGCGACTCCGAATGATCTGCTGATTGCAGGACCGTCCGGCGCAGGATACTTCTATCCGGGAGCATGGCCCGACTCAAGCTTCCGGCAATTTTTGCAACAGACCGAGAAGTATATGAAAAAGACAGGCATGACGATCCCTTATGTCTTGAACCGTGCAGACAGCGAGAATGTACCTCTTACCCCATTTAAAGCAAACGCTTACGAGAAAGATTATAAGGCACCCGGCTTATTCATCAGCTATGAAGATAACTATGGTGTTGAAATTGTTGGCGACAGTCTGCCGGTATCCACGATCCGTGGGATAAGTACGGCGCAGGACGGATTACAGGTACTGAATGACGCAAAAGCGAATTGGGACGGCAAGTCCCCGTTGTTCGTTTCACTTGGATTGCTTGCATGGAGCACAACCCCATCCGATGCACTTGCCATCACGGAAGAACTCGGATCGGAATTCAAGGTCGTTCGTGCAGATGACTATTTCTCTTTAATTCGAGAAAGTTACCACTTACCGGCTAGCAAGTAA